In Egicoccus sp. AB-alg2, the following are encoded in one genomic region:
- the malQ gene encoding 4-alpha-glucanotransferase, protein MADTPERRSDEERRRTGGRSAAPDAWGIVTAYEDAFGAWAEVPRSTRDALVRAMDGDPAAAGPPPVDAVLVVRTGESVDVPGAVEVRLEDGTVRPLDGAVPGDLPAGYHDLVVDGDEEPRRLIVSPGRCHLPDDLVAWGWSVQLYAARSADSWGIGDLADLRHLAMWSADIGAGTMLINPLDAVTPVAPRETSPYYPTSRRFLDPLYLRIDEIPGVARLEDFEQLCAAGRALTDDQPIDRDRIAQHKLAVLERVWSEVDGAGDDPAFHAFVEERSDALTEFATFCTLAEHHGSGWRSWPAEHRHPASEAVASFAKEHADRIRFHCWLQWLCDEQLRYAGAPLALLGDLPIGADPDGADAWAWQDVLATGVSVGAPPDELGPQGQNWTLPAFVPWKLQAARYEPFIDTVRAALRHVGGLRIDHVLGLFRMFWIPPGGTAADGAYVKMPTDDLFDILALESQRARAFVVGEDLGTVPEGVREELDARDVLRYQVWWFEEDPIEAWSTKALASVSTHDLPTVAGVWTGKDARMLESLGHEPDDDWHAQLRTRIVAATGLDPDASAAEAIVALHRHLASAPNQLVLAQLDDAVGTPHRPNVPGTDRSVRAENWSLPLPVRIEDLPGHPTVTALATAMSHGRASRVTPTGDATR, encoded by the coding sequence ATGGCCGACACCCCCGAACGCCGCTCGGACGAGGAGCGGCGACGCACCGGCGGCCGCTCCGCCGCCCCCGATGCCTGGGGCATCGTGACGGCCTACGAGGACGCCTTCGGCGCCTGGGCCGAGGTACCCCGCAGCACCCGCGACGCGCTGGTGCGGGCGATGGACGGTGATCCGGCAGCGGCGGGGCCGCCCCCGGTCGACGCCGTCCTGGTGGTACGCACCGGCGAGTCCGTCGACGTGCCCGGCGCGGTCGAGGTGCGTCTCGAGGACGGCACGGTCCGCCCGCTGGACGGTGCGGTGCCCGGCGATCTGCCCGCCGGCTATCACGACCTCGTCGTCGACGGGGACGAGGAACCACGCCGGCTCATCGTGAGCCCGGGACGGTGTCACCTGCCCGACGACCTCGTCGCCTGGGGCTGGTCGGTGCAGCTCTACGCCGCCCGGTCGGCCGACAGCTGGGGCATCGGGGACCTCGCCGACCTGCGCCACCTCGCGATGTGGTCGGCCGACATCGGCGCCGGCACGATGCTGATCAACCCGTTGGACGCCGTCACCCCGGTGGCGCCCCGTGAGACCAGCCCGTACTACCCCACCTCGCGCCGCTTCCTCGATCCGCTCTACCTGCGGATCGACGAGATCCCGGGAGTGGCACGGCTGGAGGACTTCGAGCAGCTGTGTGCGGCCGGGCGCGCCCTGACCGACGACCAGCCCATCGACCGGGACCGGATCGCCCAGCACAAGCTCGCCGTCCTCGAACGGGTGTGGAGCGAGGTCGACGGCGCGGGCGACGATCCGGCGTTCCACGCGTTCGTGGAGGAGCGCAGCGATGCGCTGACCGAGTTCGCCACCTTCTGCACGCTGGCCGAGCACCACGGCTCCGGGTGGCGCAGCTGGCCGGCCGAGCACCGCCACCCCGCGTCCGAGGCGGTCGCGAGCTTCGCCAAGGAGCACGCCGACCGGATCCGCTTCCACTGCTGGCTGCAGTGGCTGTGCGACGAACAGCTGCGCTACGCCGGCGCACCGCTGGCGCTGCTGGGTGACCTGCCGATCGGCGCCGACCCGGACGGTGCGGACGCGTGGGCGTGGCAGGACGTGCTGGCCACCGGCGTCAGCGTGGGGGCGCCACCGGACGAGCTCGGCCCGCAGGGCCAGAACTGGACGCTGCCGGCGTTCGTGCCCTGGAAACTGCAGGCGGCCCGCTACGAGCCCTTCATCGACACGGTGCGCGCCGCCCTGCGCCACGTCGGCGGGCTGCGGATCGACCACGTGCTCGGGCTGTTCCGGATGTTCTGGATCCCGCCGGGCGGCACGGCCGCCGACGGCGCCTACGTGAAGATGCCGACCGACGACCTGTTCGACATCCTCGCCCTGGAGTCACAGCGGGCGCGGGCGTTCGTCGTGGGCGAGGACCTGGGCACGGTGCCCGAGGGCGTGCGGGAAGAGCTCGACGCCCGTGACGTGCTGCGCTACCAGGTGTGGTGGTTCGAGGAGGACCCGATCGAGGCGTGGAGCACCAAGGCGCTCGCGTCGGTGTCGACCCACGACCTGCCGACCGTGGCCGGCGTCTGGACCGGCAAGGACGCCCGGATGTTGGAGTCGCTCGGCCACGAACCCGACGACGACTGGCACGCCCAGCTGCGCACCCGCATCGTCGCCGCCACCGGCCTGGACCCGGACGCCTCGGCGGCCGAGGCGATCGTCGCCCTGCACCGCCACCTCGCCTCCGCTCCGAACCAGCTCGTGCTCGCACAACTCGACGACGCGGTCGGCACCCCCCACCGCCCCAACGTGCCGGGCACCGACCGCTCCGTGCGTGCGGAGAACTGGTCGCTGCCGCTGCCGGTCCGCATCGAGGACCTGCCCGGTCATCCCACCGTGACGGCTCTGGCCACCGCCATGTCCCACGGCCGCGCCTCCCGCGTCACCCCCACCGGCGACGCCACCCGCTGA